A window of Stenotrophomonas indicatrix genomic DNA:
CCGGTTCGGGTTCATCCAGGCCCGTTGCCGGAGGGCGTGTCGATCAGTGCCTGCAGGTGGGCCACGCTGCACTCGGCCAAGGCCTGCAGGTCGTATCCTCCCTCCAGCATCGACACCACCCGGCCGGCGGCATGGCGGCGTGCCAGCGCGTGCAGTTCGCGGGTGATCCAGGCGAAATCGTCGGTCTCCAGCATCAGGTCGGCCTGCGGGTCGCGCAGGTGGGCGTCGAAGCCTGCCGAGATCAGCAGCAGCTGGGGGCGGAAGTCGTCGATCGCCGGCAGCATCTCGTCGGCCCAGACGTTGCGGAAGCGGAAGCCACCACTACCGGGCGGCAGCAGGATGTTCATCAGGTTGCCGGCGCCGCGGTCACGGCGCAGGCCGGACTCGGGGAACAGCCCGGCCTGGTGGGTGCTGTAGTAGGACACCCGTGCGTCGTGCTGGAAGATGTCCTGGGTGCCGTTGCCGTGGTGGACGTCGAAGTCGACCACTGCGATCCGCTCCAGACCGTGGCGGTCGCGGGCGTAGGCGGCGGCGATGGCGATGTTGTTGAGCAGGCAGAAGCCCATCGCGGTGCTGCTGGTGGCATGGTGGCCGGGCGGGCGCACCGCGCAGAAGGCCAGCGGATCCTCGCCCAGCATCACCGCATCGACGGCCGCGACACCTGCGCCGGCGGCGTGCACCGCGGCGCTGGCCGAGCCCGGTGAGGTCCAGGTGTCCATGTCCAGCTGGCGCAGCGGTGCGCTTTGCGGTTGCAGTACCAGATCCAGCAGCGCGCTGTCGTGGACCCGGGTCAGTTCACCGAACTTGGCCGGCGGCGCTTCGCGCCAATCCAGTTGGCCGGGGAAGGCCTCGTGCAGCGCGTCGAGCACCACCTGCAGGCGTTGCGGGCATTCAGGATGGCCAGGGCCCGGGTCGTGCAGCAGGCAGGCGGGATGGGTGAAGACCAGCACGGCGGCTCAGCGCTGGCGATGCTGTGGTTGCCACAGCGCTTCGCCGTGGCCATCGGCCCGTGCCAGCACCCGGGCCAGCACGAACAGCAGGTCTGACAGCCGGTTGAGGTACTGCAGCGCCTCGCTGCGTACCGGTTCCACGCGGGCCAGGGCGACCGTGTCGCGCTCGGCGCGGCGGACCACGGTGCGCGCCAGGTGACAGCGCGCGGCGGCCTCGCCACCGGCCGGCAGGATGAACTCCTTCAGCATCGGCAGGTCGGCGTTGTAGTGGTCCAGCTGCTGTTCCAGCGCCGACACATCAGCGGCGTGGATCGCCGCATGGCCGGGAATGCACAGTTCGGCGCCCAGATCGAACAGCTGGTGCTGCAGGTGCACCACCAGTGCGCGGACGTCCTCCGGCAGCGGCACGGCCAACAACAGGCCGAGCGTGGCGTTGGCTTCATCGACGGTGCCGTAGGACGCAACACGCAGGTCATCCTTGCCGACCCGGCTGCCGTCACCCAGGCCGGTGCTGCCGTCGTCGCCGGTGCGGGTGTAGATGCGCGAGAGGCGATGACCCATGGCGTGGCTCAGTGGTGGATGTCGCGGCGGGCCTGCAGGAGCTTGAGCACCTGCTCCACGGCCAGCTGCAGTGCGGCGGCCAGGGCCACGTAGATCGCGGTGGTGCGCAGGTAAGGGCCGAACCACTGGGCGTAGTTCTGTGCCCATCCGGCCACGGTCGGCTCCGCCACGTTCTGGCTGGTCCAGTAGAAACCGCCCTGCGCCAGCAGATGGCACAGCGCCACCGACGCCACCAGCAGCAAGGCACCCTTGCCCAGCACCGACCACTGCGCGCTGCGGTAGTTGCGGCCCAGCAACATGCCGCCGGCCCACATCGCGAAGTAGGCCGGCAACAGCAGCCAGTAGCCCGGCGATACGCAGTAGTGCTGCCAGAAGTCGAGGCCGCTGCTGCGGATCACGATCCAGTCGACCAGCACCGCGA
This region includes:
- a CDS encoding cob(I)yrinic acid a,c-diamide adenosyltransferase, with translation MGHRLSRIYTRTGDDGSTGLGDGSRVGKDDLRVASYGTVDEANATLGLLLAVPLPEDVRALVVHLQHQLFDLGAELCIPGHAAIHAADVSALEQQLDHYNADLPMLKEFILPAGGEAAARCHLARTVVRRAERDTVALARVEPVRSEALQYLNRLSDLLFVLARVLARADGHGEALWQPQHRQR
- a CDS encoding histone deacetylase family protein — its product is MLVFTHPACLLHDPGPGHPECPQRLQVVLDALHEAFPGQLDWREAPPAKFGELTRVHDSALLDLVLQPQSAPLRQLDMDTWTSPGSASAAVHAAGAGVAAVDAVMLGEDPLAFCAVRPPGHHATSSTAMGFCLLNNIAIAAAYARDRHGLERIAVVDFDVHHGNGTQDIFQHDARVSYYSTHQAGLFPESGLRRDRGAGNLMNILLPPGSGGFRFRNVWADEMLPAIDDFRPQLLLISAGFDAHLRDPQADLMLETDDFAWITRELHALARRHAAGRVVSMLEGGYDLQALAECSVAHLQALIDTPSGNGPG